In the Leptospira fainei serovar Hurstbridge str. BUT 6 genome, ATCTGATCCACGATCTCCGAGGCCTTCAAATTTCCCTGATAGGGAAGTTTTGCTGTGGCGCAAAATTTACAATTGAGAGTGCATCCTACTTGAGAAGAAATGCAAATCGTCTTTCTTCCACCGTCTCCAGAGGGAATCCATACCGACTCGAACTCTTTACCGCTGCCTAAAGTCGATTCGAAGGTGAATTTTTGAGTTCCATCTATGGATTTCAGATGCTTGACTACGTTGAGTTTTGTAAGGGAAGCGACCTCTTGAAGTTTTCTACGAAGGTCTTTTCCTAAGGTGGTAAATTGATCCCAGGACTCGTAACGATTAGCGTAAAGTCCATTATAAATTTGTTTTGCTCGAAACGGCTTTTCTCCTAAGGAAGAAAAAAGAGCGACAAGTTCCTCTAACGTTTTACCTTTTAACGGGGTCAAAACTCCGGCGGACAGTTTGGAAGACGAGGATTGCTCGGTATAAGCTTCCATCACTTGCAATATTCCTGAATCATCTCATTTGCGGTGGCATATCCACCCTCGAGGGAAAGCTTGAAATCATCGCATGCATTCGTCTTTTTGCGAACGGCCAGATAACATAGTCCTCGATTATAGTACGACTGGCCTCCGTCTTTCGGATTTAAAAGAATGGCCTTTGAATAGGCATTAATGGAATCATTGTATTTCTTCAGGCCGTAATATGCGTAGCCGATCTGGAAGTTTGCGCGAGAACTTTGTGCATCGAGTCGCACCGCTTCCTTTGCATCCTTCAAAGCCGCAGTCGGTTGCTCGGAAAGATTGTACAAGATGGCGCGATTCACATAAGCTTCCGCATATTTCGCCCCAAGCTTAATGGCACGATCGATATCCTTAAAAGCCTCGTCTCTCTTTTCTAATTCGCTTTTGCAATATCCCCGATACAAAAGTATATCGAAATTGTCCGGTTGAATTTTGAGAGCGGTATCGAAGTCAATTTCAGCTTCGGAAAACCTACCGAGGCTATATTTTGCTAATCCTCTATTATAAAGTGCGGACGTATCCGAGGGAATCTTTTCAAGATAGCGATCATATTCCCGAATCGACTTTTCATAATCTTTCTGTTCGTATGCGTCAAAACCGGCTTTGAAAATATCGGTCGGTTCTTCGGACGGATCGGTTAAATTAGAATCCGACGGTTCGGGGCTTTTAGAAGTTAGATCTCCCCAAATCGTTCGAAGCAATTCCGAGAATTGAAACGTATCCTCCGAACGCGCAGATGACGACGTACTTAGGGCATCCACCTGATTTTCCGTAGTACGAGTAAAAACGGAGAAAACCGCTAAAAGTAAGCCGAGGAGAAGAAAAAAACCAAGGAAGCGATTGATCATGGAAATAAATTATGGCGAAAAGGAAGAAAACTTCCAGCTCTTTTTAGGTTACGACAGAGTCGCTATGCTCGGCGATTACCTTACCGTCCTCTAAAATCATGCGAATCAGTCTAGTCATTTCGACGGAATACTCGACATTCAAGTGTTTAGTAACGCCTTCGCAAAATCCGTTAATGACTAGCAACTTAGCGTCGTCCTCCGACAATCCTCTTGATTGTAAATAGAACAGCTGATCTTCGTCGATTCTAGACACCGTCGCTTCATAATTCAATGTGCCGTTCTGTCCGCTAACATCGTTGTACGGATATGCATGAGACTGAGAACGATCATCCATCATCAGTCCGTCGCATTTTACGTGACTATACGCATTAGAAGAACCTGATGCGAATTTCACTAGGCCGCGATAAGAGTTCGTACCTCCGTCCAGAGAAACTCCTTTCGCTAAAATATTGCTTCGCGTATTCTTACCTACGTGAATTATACGGGCTCCTGTATCCTGAATCTGACCTGATCCGGCAAATGCAAGAGATAGTATATCTCCGGTTGAATTATCTCCTTGAAGAATAATTCCGGGATATTTAACAGTATTGGCCCCGATATTGACGTCCGTCCAAGTGATATGCGCGGATTCATGACAAATTCCCCGCTTCACCGTCCAGTTATACATATTCTTTTTCCAATTCTGAATCGTTGTATAGAATATCTTCGCTTTATTATGTGCGACCAACTCCACAACAGCAGTATGAAAATTCGTTCCTTTATCCTGCACGGAAGAACAGCCTTCCGAATATTCCAACTCGGCGCCTTCTTCCGCAATGAGGAGAGTACGTTCGTATTGACCGGAAGAAGCCGCAGTGACTTTAAAATACGCCTGAAGCGGCATAGGAGTCTTAACTCCTTTTGGAATATAAGCGAAGGATCCTCCGGAAAAAACGCAGGAGTTCAATGCCGAAAACTTATTATCTCCGATGGAGACTACGGTTCCTATATGTTTACGCACGATTTCCGGATATTCGCGGATAGCGGTATCGATATCGCAAAAAATGATTCCTAGTTCGGTAAGTTCTTTCTTAACGTTCGCATAAACGGTTTCGGAATCTTCCATAGCTTCGATCCCGGCTAGATACTTTCTCTCGTGCTCAGGTATACCTAAACGTTCAAAACTTTTTAGGACCTCTGGATCGACTTCGTCCCAGGATTTTTTTTTCTTATGATTGGCGCCTATATAATGAACGTATTCATCGATATCCACGTGAAAATTAGGGAAAAAACCCCAAGTGGGCATCGGTTTACTTTGGTATATCCGGAAAGCTTCCAGCCTAAATTCCGTTAACCAAGTAGGCTCATTTTTTATGTGAGAGATCGACTCGACGACTTTACGGGTCAGACCTTTGGGAAAATTATCGGCTCGATAATATTTTTCTTCATCTAGACCAAGGGTTTCCAGTGTTTGTGCCATTGCAAATCCCCCTTTACTATTTAGACCTTCCCTATCGGGAAAAACGATTCAAATCGAAGTTAAACCGATTCGGACGTTTTATTCGAGTCTTTTTACCAGAATTCACGGAGAAGTCTCCCCAGACCAGGATAAATTCCGGGAAAACCCGGCTTAGGAAAGCCGGGCAAGAAGCGGCAGCGATTAGTTGACCGAGGAGAAATATTCTTTGGATTTTTCCGGATCCGCTTTCATGGTTTTTTTACCTTCATCCCAGTTTGCAGGACAAACTTCCCCATGTTTTTCCACGAATTGGAAAGCTTTCACTAAACGAATTGCTTCGTCGATATTGCGTCCAACCGGAAGATCATTGATTGTGGATTGGCGAATTACGCCTTTCGGGTCGATTACGAAGGTTCCACGGAGTGCGACTCCCCCTTCGGTTAGAACGCCGTAATCACGAGCGATGGATTTAGTGATATCCGCGACCAACGGGTAACGAATTTCACCGAGTCCGCCTTGCTTCCGAGCAGTGTTTTTCCAGGCAAGATGAGTAAAAGCGCTATCAACGGAAACGCCTAAAACTTCGGCGCCTAGCTTCCTGAACTCATCCAATTTCGCATCGTATTCGATGATTTCCGTAGGGCATACAAAAGTGAAATCTAACGGCCAGAAAAATAGTACGACCCATTTCCCTTTATATTCGGAAAGTTTGATTTCCTTAATCTGTTGGCCGATTACGGCCTCGGCTTTAAAGTCCGGTGCAAGTGAGGTTACTTGAGGCATTGGGATACGCTCCTTTATTTTAGAATCATTCTAAATTTAGACGAGTCTTTTGTGAAGCAGTTTTTATTTTTTTGGAGATCTACAATTCTTTGAAAAAAACGTCAGATTGGCAAGTTTTTCCATCTCTGAGCGCCCCTGATAGAGGGGATGTTAGCAGGAATCATTTTTAGGGCCAGCATTCGCAAAGGCGCTATGAGAAAGTAAAGTATCGATTTCGTTCGATGGAGAATTCTATCAATCTGAAGAAAGTAACGAATGTAAATAGACGAAAGGAAATCGCTCAATGAAAAATGATCGGGAACTTTGTAATTTACGGGAGACGCAAATTTAGACCCCAGCAGAATAATTTCCCGGTTATCCGCCTTTTGCCATCAGATATTTTTCCATAAATTCGGTGATGTCTTTGATGTTCCTGTTGATCATCTTACGTAACTCAGGAGGAATATTCTGGGATTTTATCACACGATAATAGTTTAAGGCGTTCTTCAACATCTTTCGCCTGGCGAATTCCTGAGCTTTTATCAGCATCGGCTTATATTTATAATATGAGTATTCCATAATACTGTAATTTTTAGAAAGTTTGAATGAATGCGGTATTTTATCGAAATCGTAGGTTAATGTGAGAAAGGGAGCGTCGTCTACTTCGGGCGGTTTGAGCTCCAAGATCCCGTGGATCATTTTAGGCTCTTCTTCTCCGCCTCCGGAAGACTCGGGAGACTCCGGACGATCTTCGTCCAAAGGCTCTAATCCTCCTTCTAAAACCTCTATTTCAGGAGACTCGTCATCCGATTGCGCCGCTGCGGGAGCTAAGGAAGGTATTTCAGGCCGAGATTCCTCCCCTCGCCTTTCATCGACAGGATCGGGAAGATCTATTTTCGGAAGTTCTACCCGCCCCGTTTCCGCTCTGGGTTCACCAGAAGGAGAAGGAGCAGACTCCGATGGAATAATCGGTGCGTTAGGCGGAACTTCTCCATGAATCGTCCTGTCCTGTGGATCCGGAAGACGAATGGGAACCAACTCGACCTGCGGTAACGCAGGCATTACATACTGGGGAAGTTGATCGGATAACGGAACTTGAGGCTGAGGCCATTCTTCCGCCGAAGGTTCATATTCTTCTTCCGCGCGTTCGCGCTCCTCTTTCTTCTCCTCCGCTTTCTTCTTTAAATATTCATCACGTAACGCAAACAGATCTTCCTGTCTGCGGTCATCGCCTGCTCTTCTATCTCGCCTTGTCGCATTATCTCCCCGGCGTTCTCCGCGAGATCGTCTGTCCTCTCCCGTTCGACGATCGACGAGCGGGAGGTCCTTAAACTTATCCCACTCGTCGGTAAAGAAAGTATCCTCCGGTAAATCCAATTCGTTCGGATCCAGATGATCCGATCCGGGAGGTTTGGAGGGAGCTTGAGGCGGTTGCCCCTGAGGAGAAGGCGGAGCGAAAGGAGGCCCGCCGGCCCCGGGAGGTCCCGGTATTCCCGCCGGAGAGTAGCTCGCAGGAGCTCCAGGAGGTGGTGGAGGGATAGGGCCTGAAGAAGGCGCATAGGAAACGACGGTGTAAGATACCGGTCCGGGAGGTAATTCTGAGGGAAGCTTAGGCGCTTCTCCCGAGGCTGGCGCTTGGATCTGGATCGGTTGATTAAATCCTTGTGATAAAGTATTTCCTAATGCTTGACTGATTTCCTTGATCGCGCGGACTAGATCCCCCATTGGAATCGGTTGTCCGCTATAATTCGGATCATCAGGCGTGTAAGTCTCATCCTCGTCGGGGGCCTGAATATGATCTTCAATCGCCTGTATATTCTCACCGATCTTGCCGTTAATTTCCTGATCCGGAATCCGCGCGTTCGTTCGCTTTAGAATTTCTAAGGCGCCGTGTAAATTCTCCTTATCGACGAGCGCCTCCGAATGCAATAACGGTCTGCGATGGTGAGCATAACGGGAGTTATTCCGAATTATATCGTCGGTTGCGTGAGGGAGGTCTAATTTTTTCTTCTTCTTGCGTAAGCTCGGCTGGGGAGGTTGTTCGCCTTCGGCGGGAGTAGGCGGTTCCCATTCTTGTTTTCCTTGCGACGGTCCCTGACCTCCGGGAGATGAGCTGGTAGGAGATCCTCCGGCAGGTGATGGAGGCGTCCCGGGCTCCCCAACATTGACTAACTTTCCGCGATCCGCCGAAGGAGCGCTTGGCGAACCCCCACCTCCTGAACCTGGAGCTCCTCCCGAGCCCCCGCTAGAGCCGCCCCCACCCGGTTGGGATTTGTTCGGATCCCGAAATAAGGTGTATGCTCCCGCACCTGCCGAGAGCAAGCCGAGAAGTAAAAGTAAGGCAGTTGTCATAGAAAGTGTTCTTCCTAACTAGTTTCGACAACGGATTGTGTCGTTCTTAATCAAAGCTCGTACAGTTTTTACGATTGACACCATGAATGTTAAGTAATATGTTGACATTTATGAAATCAACGGTTCGGGAAAACCTGAGTTTCGGGTCGAGCCCTGACAACCCGGATGGTCTTCAACTCAAGATCACCTTTGATGAGGACACAAAAACCGCTTATGGCGATTATACTGTCCCAGAAAAGTTTCAAGGCTCCCCGGATGTCATTCATCCCGGAATCATAGCTACCATATTGGACGAAATTATGGCTAAGATTAACGAAGCCATGAATTTTAAAACTACGACCGGCGAATTAACGATTCGTTTTCTTCAACCGGCGCAAATAAATCAACCCCTGCATCTACGCGGTTGGTTTGTAAAGAAGAACAAGAAGGTAATCGAAAACCGGGCCGAAATCGAGAATGAAATCGGCAAGATTGTTGCCCGAGGCAAGGGCAAGTATATCGAGCTCGATTCCTGAGCTTCTAGGACTCATACGACCCGCCGACGTGGTGGAATTGGTAGACGCACTGGATTCAAAATCCAGCGAGGGCAACCTCGTGTCGGTTCGACTCCGACCGTCGGCAGGGTTTTTTCCTCTCTTCTGAATTTTCTCAAAGTATAGGTCATTGCTTTCTTGAGGAAAATCCATCCAGGCTTAAGTACATTATCTTTTCCTAATTTACTGTCCGGAAAGCGGTTCGCAGCCGGTTCTTATTTTCGGGAGAATTTTATTCTTTCCAAGGCTTCGTAATAACTGTCCTTTTCGATCGTTTCGATCGCGTCCAAGATTAGATCCATTTCGCCGCGCGACATTCCCTGAAATAATTCCTCTCCCCTTGCAAGAATTCCGGCGCCTAAAAGAATGCCTGAGACGTCTTCCTGAGAATAAAGTTTCGGTTTTGCTTTCATGGTGCGGACGACTGCATCCATCAAATCTCTGATTTTCGATAATAGCTCTCGATTCGACAGAGTACGGAACAATTTTACGATATCGTTTCTAAATGAGTCGGCGTCGTGAGGAGAAACTGACGCCAAAACGTAATCGAAGATTTCCGGCTTTTCCAAATCCGCCCCCTCGCCTAATAATTCCTTTGCTTTTGTAAACATTAGGTCTTCGAATTTATGCGCAGTCACATACGAATGAAGCGCCGCAAAGCCCGCTTGAAAGGCCGACTTCAAATGTCTTCCCAATTTAAAAACCGCAGTGCCTAAAGAACCCAATACTCCGAAGACTTTGGATGGAGATTGAACAAACCCCGCGAGCGACGAAAAAGCGCCGTCCAAGCGCTTTCTTCCTTCCAACTCAGGATACAAAAGTTCTAAAAAATATTTAACGAGTAGTTCGACTTTTGCGGAAGAAATGCTGCTAAAGCGAGGATATCGTTTTATATTTTCCGGCGAGTAACGACGGCGTAGCGACGACCTATATGCTCGAATTAATTTAGGAAATTCGGGATCATTCAAAAGGGAAGCCATTTCGGGTAATGGTCGGCCATTCGCGCATTTTGAAAATCTTTTTACGTTTTAGAAATCTTACGCTTCGATAAGTTCAAAACACGATCATCGTATTAGTCCTTGACTAAGCGCGATTAATAAAGAGGCTTTTCTAGATGAAGATCAAAATCTTCTTACTGCTACTCTTCGTATTTTCTCAGACCACATATGCCGTAGCTTCCAAGGAAAAGAAGCAGATCGGCAAAAGCTGGTTTCTGAACGCCGCAGACGCCCTTTCGCTCGAAAAACAAGGAGCAACTATGATAGATGCAAGGGAGGGTTTTAAATTTAAGTCCTATTTCCCGAGCATCTCTCTAAAGTGGAAAGAAATTTCCAGGAAAGATTCTCCTTTACGCGGCTATTTATTACCCGAATCCGAAGCGATCGAAATTTTGCAAAGGAAAGGGATTCAAAAGGACAGAGTCATCCTCGTTTTCGCCGATCCGATCTCAGGTTGGGGAGAAGAAGGAAGAATAGTCTGGTCCCTTCGTACATTAGGTTTTTCAAATACTTATATCATAGACGGCAGAATTCGAGCGCTTATAAAAGCTCGCGAATCTAAAAAGGTAAGCGATTCTAAAATCGAAATTTTTGCAATAAATTCCACCCGACAAACAACCGACTGGTCAGCCGATGCAAACTTCGTGAAATCGCATTTGTCGGATAGAAAATTCATATTCGTAGATTCCAGGGAAGAACGCGAGTTTGAAGGCGGGACGCCCTACGGAGAATCGCATGGAGGGCATTTACCTGGAGCTCGATCGTTATATTATAAAAATCTATTGAACTCGGACGGATATCTTCTCTCCGAGACCGAACTCAGACGGAAATTCTCTTCGGTGGGCATCGAATCCGGAAAAACCGTCGTGACGTATTGTACGGGTGGAATTCGCTCAGCATGGCTCGTAGCGGTGTTAATCTCGTTCGGATACGACGCCAAAAACTATGCCGGATCCATGTGGGAATGGTCGTCGTTAGATCCCGATCGATTCCCCTTGGTCAAAGGATCGAATTAAGGACCAATGGCGAAATTTAAATTTTGGGGAGGTCTTATCTTCCTATGCTTGACGTTCTCCGTAGGACTTCTCTCCTACATTATTTATTCCGGAAATCGGAAGGTTTCGGTAGAAGCCGCTTTAGGAAATCATCCCTGGGTAAAACCGATTCCATATCTTCCGCCATTGGAAGGGGTCGGCGAAGTCCGTGCCGAAAATTGCGGGAAATGTCATACGGAAATATATCGTGAATGGAAGACTTCTACTCACGCAAATGCTTTTACCGACCTTCAATTCCAATCGGAGCTTTCCAAATCCTCTTCCCCGAGTTGGATTTGTCTTAACTGTCATATTCCGGTCTCGAATCAGCGAGAAACGATCGTGAACTTTTTATCCGATGGGGATTATCGCCGTCCAATAGAAGAGGCAAATCCGAATTTTGACGCAAAAATGAAATCGGAAGGCGTTACTTGCGCAACATGTCATATTCGATCTGATGACAAGGGGAATTCCTACGTGCTTGGCGCAACCGGAGGAACAAGCCCGCCGCATCCTGTTCGAATCGAACGGGATCTTTTAAGAAATCGATGTTTAGACTGTCATAATGTATCCTATACGCTGGACGACCAACTCGTCTGCGCATTTAATACGGGAAACGAATCCGACGATCCGGGAAACTCCTACGGCAAGAAAACTTGCGGAACCTGTCATATGCCCGAAATCGAGAGAAAATTCGTAAAATCGAATTTAGGAAGCCCAAAACGAGCTTCACACAAGCATGCGTTTATCGGTGGAGGAGTTCCGAAACGATTCGAACTTTACGCCGCTCAAGTCACCCACGGATACGAATCCGGACTAAAAATAGACCCGATAAAATGGAAGATAGCGAAAAACAGCATTAAAACTACGTTAGAATTTTCTAATTTTCGATCCTCTCATTATATCCCCTCCGGAGACCCTGAACGATTTTTGAAATTAATAATCTCGGTTCAGAATGATTCCGGAATCGAGATACAACGAAAGGAAGCAAAAATCGGCCAGGAATGGGAATGGTACCCGAAAGCAAAGCTGATATCCGACAACCGAATACGTCCGGGCGAAACTCGAACTTGGCACGAAACATTACGACCCGAGACAAAAGGAATATTGGTTCTAGAAATTTTTCATGTACGGTTAAAAGAATCAAACGCGGCCCATATGAGAATGATAGCAGACAAAGCTTCGAAGGAATACGCGGACAAAATCCGCAATATCGAAAAATTTTATCCTTTCTCGACTCTCGTTCACAAGGAAGAGGTGGATCTGACGACCGGAAAGAGTCGTATCTTTTCCAAGAAAGATCTCTTTAAAATTTCCGCAGGGAGAAAAGGAGAGTGAACGAGCAACAAATCCGACATCATCTTTGGAAAAGGGCGTATTTTATTATTCCCGCGTTAAACGAAGAAGAAAGTCTGCCGGGGGTATTGATCGAGCTAAAAAATCTCGGAATCGAACCTTCTCATATACTGGTAATCGATAACGGCTCCATCGACGGAACTGCTAAAGTTGCGGCCGAACAAAAAGTTTTCGTCGTAAGAGAACCGAATAAAGGTTATGGAATCGCTTGCTTGACTGGAATCTCCTTTTTGAAACTGCTGAATGAATCTCCCGAGTTTTTAGTCTTCATCGATGGCGATGGATCGGACGATTTAAACGATCTTTTTTCACTATTCCAACCTTTCGTAATGGATGCTCGGACGGATTTCGTATTGGGCACCAGGACTCAAGGCGGTGCGGAAAAGGGATCTCTTTCGTTTTTGCAAAAATTCGGCAACGCCCTATCCTGCTTTCTGCTCAAAGTCTTTTACGGAGTAGAATTCACCGATTTAGGTCCGTTTAGAGTACTACGCTGGAATTCTTTTTTAGCGTTGGAACAGAAAGATAAGACATGGGGCTGGAATCTTGAAATGCAAATCAAAGCGGTTCAAAAAGGGTTTCATATTGCGGAAGTTCCGGTTCGCTACGAACGACGAAAAGGAGGTGAATCGAAAATCAGCGGGACACTGATCGGCAGTCTGCGTGCAGGGGCAAAAATTCTTTGGATATTTTTCTATTTAACGTTTTTAGCAAGTGGCAGGCGTTCTAAGGAATCGACGATCATTCGCATTCCTAAAACTGTCCGCAAAATTTACGGCAAGCAAGGTTCAGCCAAAATTCTCTAACAATTCGGGAATGCGTTCCGGAGGAATCGGCCTGGAATAATAATATCCTTGTCCGATATCGCAACCGGCATCTTTCATCAATTTCTCGACTTCGGGAGTTTCTATCCCTTCCGCTACCACAGTCATTCCAAGCTTATGCCCCAGATCGATAGAAGCCTGACAGATAAACAAAGACTCCCTATCTTGCGGAGAATCCATTACGAAAGATTTATCGATTTTCAACTCAGTAAACGGGAATCTATGTAATTGTTTTAAGGAAGAATAGCCGGTTCCAAAATCGTCGATGGACAAACCGATTCCCCGAATCCTGAGACGAGTTAAGATATCCTGAGTGAATCGAATGTTTTCCAAGAAGCTTGTTTCGGTCACTTCCATTTGAAAGTTACTTTGGGATATTCCGCTCTCTTTTACTTTTGAATAAATCCTTTCCGGAAAATCCAACTCAGTCAATGTTACAGGAGAAACGTTAACCGCCATTCGTAGTTCCTTTCCCATAGACTTCCATTTGGCGCATTCCGCCAAAGCGACATCTATTATCTTGTCGGTCATTAAGTTTAGTATTTTTGCTTCCTTTTCCATGTTGGGTAGAAAAGAATCCGGATAGAGTAATCCGTATTCCGGATGACTCCAACGCACGAGCGACTCAAAGCCTTCGACTTTGCCGGTCTTTAGGTCGATTTTAGGTTGATAATGCAATACAAATTGATCGGACTGTACCGCATGGTAGAGTTCCTCCGAATTAAAGGAATGCCTGGATTTTCCAACGATAGACTTTTTTGAGCGTGGAACTCTATCAGATTTCCCGAATAAATCCAGAAGCAAAGATCGCATATCGGCTATGCGAATCGGCTTTTCCATAACCGAATGAATGCGCAATCCGTATTCGCCCGCCAACGTTTGAGCGCTATGCAAAGTCCGACGATCCGCTCCGGAAATTAAAACAACATCCGGATCGACTTCTTTTTCAGACAACGCGCGAATCACGTCCACGCCGTCCATTCCGGGAATCATCAAATCGAGAATAATACAATCAAACGAATCGTCGAGCTTGTTAAGAAAGTCGGGCGCATCATAAGTAAGCGAAACGTTAAACCCGCAATCTTCCGCGATTTCGCCCAAAATCTTCGTAATCTCCTCCTCATCATCAAGAATGAGAAGTTTTTTAGCTTTGAGGTTATTCATGGAAGTATGGCTCCCTCTCCGGCAGGGATCGAGTGGTCAGGACCAAGTATCGGCAGGAAAATAAGAAAACTCGTTCCGTGTCCGGGAACTGAAATCACTTTAACGAATCCTTTTGATTGTTTTACGAAACCGTAAACCATCGCCAAGCCTAATCCGGTTCCCTTTCCAGCGCCTTTAGTTGAAAAAAAAGGCTCGAATATCCGGGCCTTTATCGTCTCTTCCATACCGACCCCGGAATCCGTTACCGTTACTAAACAGTAATCGGCTTGCTCCAACCCCGATATTCGAATCCCTTCCGATGAGGCATTCTTTAATAGTCCCGAAGAAATTCGAATCGTTCCTCCTTCCGGCATCGCATCCCTGGCATTGATCGTTAAATTTAAAAGAGCGTTCTCTAATCCGCTTTTTTCGATCTCGCAAATCAAAGACTCATTCGAAATTTCTAATTCAACGTTCACTTTATCGGTCTGTATTTTTTCAAGAATCGGTGAAAAATCGCGGAGTAATTGATTTACATCGGCGATTTCCGGATTGATAGGTTGCTTTCTAGAAAAGGATAATAGCCTGCGGTTTACTTCCACACCGCGTTGCACGGCATCTTGAGCGGACGTTACCCGCTTCAGCAAATCCGGCGACTCTTTCAATTTAAGCTCGAGAAGATCAAGATTTGCCAGTATTACGTTTAATAAATTATTAAAATCATGAGCAAGACCGCCGGCGAGCTGCCCAACGGCCTCC is a window encoding:
- a CDS encoding tetratricopeptide repeat protein encodes the protein MINRFLGFFLLLGLLLAVFSVFTRTTENQVDALSTSSSARSEDTFQFSELLRTIWGDLTSKSPEPSDSNLTDPSEEPTDIFKAGFDAYEQKDYEKSIREYDRYLEKIPSDTSALYNRGLAKYSLGRFSEAEIDFDTALKIQPDNFDILLYRGYCKSELEKRDEAFKDIDRAIKLGAKYAEAYVNRAILYNLSEQPTAALKDAKEAVRLDAQSSRANFQIGYAYYGLKKYNDSINAYSKAILLNPKDGGQSYYNRGLCYLAVRKKTNACDDFKLSLEGGYATANEMIQEYCK
- the sufB gene encoding Fe-S cluster assembly protein SufB, encoding MAQTLETLGLDEEKYYRADNFPKGLTRKVVESISHIKNEPTWLTEFRLEAFRIYQSKPMPTWGFFPNFHVDIDEYVHYIGANHKKKKSWDEVDPEVLKSFERLGIPEHERKYLAGIEAMEDSETVYANVKKELTELGIIFCDIDTAIREYPEIVRKHIGTVVSIGDNKFSALNSCVFSGGSFAYIPKGVKTPMPLQAYFKVTAASSGQYERTLLIAEEGAELEYSEGCSSVQDKGTNFHTAVVELVAHNKAKIFYTTIQNWKKNMYNWTVKRGICHESAHITWTDVNIGANTVKYPGIILQGDNSTGDILSLAFAGSGQIQDTGARIIHVGKNTRSNILAKGVSLDGGTNSYRGLVKFASGSSNAYSHVKCDGLMMDDRSQSHAYPYNDVSGQNGTLNYEATVSRIDEDQLFYLQSRGLSEDDAKLLVINGFCEGVTKHLNVEYSVEMTRLIRMILEDGKVIAEHSDSVVT
- a CDS encoding peroxiredoxin; translation: MPQVTSLAPDFKAEAVIGQQIKEIKLSEYKGKWVVLFFWPLDFTFVCPTEIIEYDAKLDEFRKLGAEVLGVSVDSAFTHLAWKNTARKQGGLGEIRYPLVADITKSIARDYGVLTEGGVALRGTFVIDPKGVIRQSTINDLPVGRNIDEAIRLVKAFQFVEKHGEVCPANWDEGKKTMKADPEKSKEYFSSVN
- a CDS encoding PaaI family thioesterase, with the protein product MKSTVRENLSFGSSPDNPDGLQLKITFDEDTKTAYGDYTVPEKFQGSPDVIHPGIIATILDEIMAKINEAMNFKTTTGELTIRFLQPAQINQPLHLRGWFVKKNKKVIENRAEIENEIGKIVARGKGKYIELDS
- a CDS encoding sulfurtransferase, which gives rise to MKIKIFLLLLFVFSQTTYAVASKEKKQIGKSWFLNAADALSLEKQGATMIDAREGFKFKSYFPSISLKWKEISRKDSPLRGYLLPESEAIEILQRKGIQKDRVILVFADPISGWGEEGRIVWSLRTLGFSNTYIIDGRIRALIKARESKKVSDSKIEIFAINSTRQTTDWSADANFVKSHLSDRKFIFVDSREEREFEGGTPYGESHGGHLPGARSLYYKNLLNSDGYLLSETELRRKFSSVGIESGKTVVTYCTGGIRSAWLVAVLISFGYDAKNYAGSMWEWSSLDPDRFPLVKGSN
- a CDS encoding multiheme c-type cytochrome → MAKFKFWGGLIFLCLTFSVGLLSYIIYSGNRKVSVEAALGNHPWVKPIPYLPPLEGVGEVRAENCGKCHTEIYREWKTSTHANAFTDLQFQSELSKSSSPSWICLNCHIPVSNQRETIVNFLSDGDYRRPIEEANPNFDAKMKSEGVTCATCHIRSDDKGNSYVLGATGGTSPPHPVRIERDLLRNRCLDCHNVSYTLDDQLVCAFNTGNESDDPGNSYGKKTCGTCHMPEIERKFVKSNLGSPKRASHKHAFIGGGVPKRFELYAAQVTHGYESGLKIDPIKWKIAKNSIKTTLEFSNFRSSHYIPSGDPERFLKLIISVQNDSGIEIQRKEAKIGQEWEWYPKAKLISDNRIRPGETRTWHETLRPETKGILVLEIFHVRLKESNAAHMRMIADKASKEYADKIRNIEKFYPFSTLVHKEEVDLTTGKSRIFSKKDLFKISAGRKGE
- a CDS encoding glycosyltransferase family 2 protein, translated to MNEQQIRHHLWKRAYFIIPALNEEESLPGVLIELKNLGIEPSHILVIDNGSIDGTAKVAAEQKVFVVREPNKGYGIACLTGISFLKLLNESPEFLVFIDGDGSDDLNDLFSLFQPFVMDARTDFVLGTRTQGGAEKGSLSFLQKFGNALSCFLLKVFYGVEFTDLGPFRVLRWNSFLALEQKDKTWGWNLEMQIKAVQKGFHIAEVPVRYERRKGGESKISGTLIGSLRAGAKILWIFFYLTFLASGRRSKESTIIRIPKTVRKIYGKQGSAKIL
- a CDS encoding EAL domain-containing response regulator, producing MNNLKAKKLLILDDEEEITKILGEIAEDCGFNVSLTYDAPDFLNKLDDSFDCIILDLMIPGMDGVDVIRALSEKEVDPDVVLISGADRRTLHSAQTLAGEYGLRIHSVMEKPIRIADMRSLLLDLFGKSDRVPRSKKSIVGKSRHSFNSEELYHAVQSDQFVLHYQPKIDLKTGKVEGFESLVRWSHPEYGLLYPDSFLPNMEKEAKILNLMTDKIIDVALAECAKWKSMGKELRMAVNVSPVTLTELDFPERIYSKVKESGISQSNFQMEVTETSFLENIRFTQDILTRLRIRGIGLSIDDFGTGYSSLKQLHRFPFTELKIDKSFVMDSPQDRESLFICQASIDLGHKLGMTVVAEGIETPEVEKLMKDAGCDIGQGYYYSRPIPPERIPELLENFG